DNA from Arthrobacter sp. FW305-BF8:
CGGCCCGGAGACCCTGCGCGCCGGCTGGGCGCGAACGTACACTTGTGGCCCCTCAGCCGCGGCCACAGGGGCCACAAGTGTACGTTCGCGCTGGGCGGCGGGGCCCGTCGTCGTGCTCGGTGTCATGGGAGTTGCCTGCTAACCCGCGGCTCAGACCGCGGCAGTAGCTTTGTCGGCGGCCTTGGCCAGCTGCGGCAGGAACTTGTCCAGCGACCACGGCAGGCTCAGCGGCGAGGAGGCCGAGATGGACAGGGTGAGCGTGTTGTCCGAGTCCGCGACCATGGCGCCGTTCTTGATGGCCGGGATCTGGCCCAGCAGCGGGTCAGCCTTGATGGACTCCGTGGTCTTGGCGTCCGGGACCCAGGTCACGAAGATGTCGGAATCGAGCTCGTTGGCCTTCTCTGCGGACCACGGGATGAAGAATTCCTTGGAGTCCTTCGAATTCTCCTCCACCACGGGGGCGAGCTTCATGCCGATCTCGCTGAGGAAGCGCGGGCGGTTGTCGTTGGCGGTGTACACGTTCACGCCGTCGCTTTTGGCCGGCTCGAGGTTTCCGTAGATGAAGCTCTTGCCAGCGAGCTGCGGGTAGGCGGAGACCTTGTCCTTGACGGTGGCCTCGGTGTCGGCGATCAGCTTCGTGGCTTCGGCCTCCTTGCCCAGCGCCTTGCCGATGATGCTCGTGGAGTCCTGCCAGGACGTGCCGTAGGCCAGCTCGGGATGCGCAACAACGGGCGCAATTTCCGTGAGCTTCTTGTAGTCCTCCTCCGTCAGGCCGGAGTAGGCACCCAAAATGACGTCAGGGTTGAGCTTGGCGATCTCAGTGAAGTTGATGCCGTCAGCCTCGGAGAACTGGACCGGCGCCTTGTCCGAACCGAAGCCCGCGCCGAGCTTCTCCAGCGCGGCGTCCTTCCACGGCGTCGAGCCCTTGTCATTGCCGCCCCATTCGTTCTTGGGCACGCCCACCGGAACCACGCCCAGCGCAATGGCAACGTCGTCGTTGACCCAGGAGACCGTGACGACCCGCTTGGGCTGCTCCTTGATGGTGGTTTGGCCGAAGACGTGCTTGATGGTCACGGGGAACTGCGCACCGGCGGATGAAGTGGCGCTGGCTTCCGAAGCGGAGGAAGAGGCGGGCCCGGTGGAACATGCGGTGAGGGAAAGTGCCGCGGCGGCGAGGACGGCGGTGGCCTTGCCGGCGGTCTTGAGCAGTGAGCGGCGCGTGGTGCCAGCGGCAGCCGAGCGGCCGCGGAAGAGGGGGGAAGTCACGGAACTCCTTAGGTGAATGAAGCGAACCTAAGTAAGGGTAGCCTATCCTTGCGAAGATTACGAAAGGTTTGCGTCACCTAATTGCCCGAGTGCCCAGAGTAACCGCAAACAGCCTTGCCAGCCAAGGGTGAACGATGGTTCACTCGAAGGAGTAAACGCCCGTTCACCCATTAGTCGGGCACCCCTCCCCCTCAAAGGCCCGCCGCACATGACAGCACCCCCTGCCACAGCACACTCTGCCCCGAAAGCAACCCGCAGCGCCTCCGCCATCACCACGGTCCTGGCGCTCAGCGGCACGCTGGTCGCACTCATGCAGACCCTCGTGGTGCCCCTGCTGCCCGACTTTCCACGGATCCTGTCCGTCACGCCCGACGACGCATCCTGGCTGGTCACGGCCACACTCCTCGCCAGCGCCGTCGCCACCCCGATCGTGTCCCGCAGCGCCGACATGTACGGCAAGCGGAAGATGATGGTCATCTGCCTGGCCATCATGGTGGCCGGTTCGGTCATGGCCGCCCTGGGCGGGACCTTCCTGTGGCTGATCATCGGCCGCGCCCTGCAAGGGTTTTCCGCGTCGCTGATCCCGGTGGGCATCAGCATCATGCGCGATGAGCTGCCGAAGGAAAAGATGGGCTCCGCGGTGGCACTCATGAGCGCCACCCTGGGCATCGGCAGCGCCATGGGCCTGCCGCTCGCCGGACTCCTCTATGAAAGCCTCGGCTGGACGTCGATCTTCTGGGTTTCCGCCGGGGCCGGCGTGCTGCTGCTGCTGGCAGTGGTCCTTGTGGTTCCGGAATCCAAGGTCCGCACTCCCGGCCGCTTCGACTACGCGGGCGCACTGGTGCTGTCCGCCGCACTCGGATCACTGCTGCTGGCCATTTCCAAGGGCGGCGCCTGGGGCTGGGGCTCGGAACCAGTGCTGCTGCTGTTCCTCGCAGCGGCACTGCTGCTGGCCGTTTGGATTCCCTACGAGCTCAGGGTGGGCCAGCCCATGGTGGATCTTCGCACCACGGCGCGGAGGCCTGTCCTGATGACAAACCTCGCGTCGCTGCTGATCGGCTTCGCGATGTTCGCCAACATGCTCCTCACCACGCAGCAGCTCCAGCTCCCCGCTGCCACCGGTTACGGCTTTGAACTGAACGTCATCACGGCCGGCCTCTGCATGGTGCCGTCCGGACTGGCCATGGTGGTGTTCGCACCGGTGTCCGGAGGGATCATCCGGCGCTTCGGCGGCAGGTCCGCCCTCTTGGCCGGCGCCGCAGTGATGATCGTGGGGTACGTGGGCCGGGTCTTCTTTTACGACTCCATCACCTGGGTGATCATTGGTTCCACCGTGGTGAGCGTCGGCACGGCCATCGCGTATGCCGCCATGCCAACACTGATCATGGGTGCCGTCCCGATCACGGAGACCGCTTCCGCCAACGGACTCAACAGCCTGGTCCGCTCCATTGGCACGTCGACCTCCAGCGCCGCCGTCGCCGCAGTTCTGACCTCGGTCACCATCCCGCTCGGCGCCGCCCGGCTGCCCTCGTTCGATGCGTTCCGGGATGTGTTCTGGATGGCCGCGCTGGCCTCCGCCGCCTCCGTCCTCGCCACCGTCTTCATCCCGTGCACCACCACCCACCGCCCCGCAGCACCGGCGGCAGCGGAACTGGTGGTGCAGGGGCGCGTCCTGGCACCCGACCACCGCCCGCTTACTCCCGCCGTCGTCACCGTCCTCCAGATGGAGGGCGAACCGGTGGACTGGAGCCGCGTGGACACCGAGGGCAATTATTCGGTGGCGCTGCCTGGCGCCGGGAAGTACCTCGTGGTGGCCAACGCCGCGGGCTGGGCGCCGATGGCGGAGGTCTTCGATTTCGACGGGCGCACGCTGAAGCAGAACTTCCTCCTGCAGGAGCGGCTGGAAATCAGGGGCCGGGCGGCCATCGGCCGCGAGCCCGTGACCGGCGCCGTGGTCACACTGCTGCACGCCACCGGGGAGCATGTGGACACCGCAAGGACGGACGACGACGGCGTGTACACACTTCCGCTTCCCGCCGCCGGACGCTACATAGTGGCTATGCTTCATCCCGTGACTCATCAAGCCGTGGCGCGGAAGCTCGCCGTCGACAACCGGTCCGAGATCGTGGACCTAGCCGCTGAACGCGCCCCTGAAGTGAACAGCGCAGAAGGGATCGGCGGGGAGCCGGTGCGCGCATGAGCAGCCCCAGCCAGGAGTCCATCCTCACCGCGGCGGACCGGCTGTTCGGCGAACGCGGCTACCGGGCCGTGACGGTCAGGGACATCGCCGCTGAGGCCGGGGTTTCCGCGGCCCTGGTGATGAAACTGTTTATCTCCAAGGCCAAGCTCTTCGCAGCGGTGCAGCCGGACGAGTCGCTGCTCACCGAGCTGTCCGTCCCGGCCTCCGAGCTCGGTGGCGCCCTGGTCTTCCGCGTGCTGATGCGGCGGGAACGCGGCATGCACGAGCCGTGGGCCATTATTCCGATCAATGTTCACGATGCCCCGGATCCCGAAGCGGCGCGGAACGAGTTGCGCGAACGCTACGTCGGCAGCATCGCACAGCTGATCGGGGATGCGACGCCGGACCGCCGCTACGCGTCGACTGTCACCGCGCTGATGACCGGCTTCGGCGAAACCGTGCGAACCCTGGGACTCTTCGACAGCTGGGACTTTGACGAGCTGGTGGCCTACTACGGAGGGATCGTGCAGGCGCCGATCGACGCCTGCACGGCCGCACATGCCTAAGGCAAAAACGCCGGTTGAACCTGGGGCCCGCCGAAACCCCGCTGGTTGAACCAGCGGATAGCTCAACCAGCGGGGCTCGGGTTACTTGTACGAGATGCTCAGCAGCAGCGCTTTTAGGGCCTGCCCTTCAGCGCCTGCCAGCCAGGACTTGGCCGCGGCGTCATTGGCGAAGGGGTTCTCGATGAACTTCACGTCAGCCAGGATGACGCCGTCCCCGGCGCGGATGATGCCGTCGAGGGCGGATCCCTGCCCCGATTTGGGCGCGCCTGCCGCCAGGTGCATCCGGTAGGTCGCGTTGCCGTCCATCCGGTCCACGTAGAACGCATAGTGGGCAGCCGGCGCGGGCTGCGCCGCGAGTCCCGGAACCGGCACGGACTCGTAGACGGTGCGGGTCACAGGGTGGGAGACGCCGTCGGCGGCCCGTCCGGAGTACACCGTTGCCTGCTCGGTGCCGCTAGCGTCGACAACTGTGGCCGTGGCCGATTCCGACGGCGACCCGCCGCCGGTGAAGAGCTCAACCTTCCAGCCGGTCGGGTACTTGAAGGACACGTGGCCGTTCGGGAACGTGTACGTCTTCAGCTCGGCGGGCGCCGGAGAGGACGACGGCGTGGTCCCCGGTGTAGCCGCACCGCCGGCGCCGGCGCCGCCAGCGGCGGAAGCTGAAGGGTTCGGTGACGCCGGTGCCGGTGCGGAAGCTGCCGCGGACGACGTCGACGGGGCCGCCGAGACCACGGCCCCGCAGCCGGCCAGGGCGAAGGCGGCGGCAGCAGCAGCAAGGACAGAGGCGAGGGGGGCGCGGAACGCAGGGCGCATGATGGTGCCTTTCATGATGACGCCGTCAAGCTCACGGGGGCTGCTCTGCCCGCCGCATGGGAGTGTCCATGACCCCGTGGAGCGTTTGGCGAAGACTGGTGGAGTCACCACAGTGGCACGCCAAAATCCCCCGCCACTAGGGCCGGCGCAATAAATCCATCGATTTGTTATAAACCGCGCGAAAGCGTTATGGACTAGCGCAGCACGATATCGACGGGATTGGCCTCGGAGCGCCATCGGCCTTCTGTGCCCGGTTTCGGGGTGATAACGGGCGCGGTGAGCACGCCGGAGCGATTGGTGCGCCTGTCCCGCAGGATCTCTGTGACTGAGCCCAGGTGACGGGACAGGTCGATGACGTTCTCCGGCGCCGCCAGGAGCAGCTGGAACCCAAACTCGTGCAGCGCCTTGATGCCTGCGCCGGCGAATTCCTCGGAGGCCAGCACGAACGCCTCGTCCATCATCACCGTGCCGTACGTGGTGAAGCCCTGCTCGGCGATGCCCAGCTGGTAACTCAGCGCCGCGGCCATGATGAACGCGGTGAACCGCTGGCGTTCACCGCCGGACATGGAGCCGGTGTCGGCGTGCATGAAGACGTCCGTCCGCTTGCCGCCCTTCTTCCCGGGGGCGTCCACCTCGCGGTGCTCCTTGCACTGGATGAACAGGTGGCCGCGCACGTCCAGCACCTCAGCCCGCCAGCGCCGGTCCTCGGGAGTCTGCGACCCCAGCCGCTTCACCAGCGTCTCCAGGGACTTGTAGCGGGCGGTCAGCTCGGCGTCGTCGTTCTGGCCCGTGTGGCCGGCGTCCGCCTTGGCTGCCTCTGCCTTGGCCGGCCGGATGTGACGGGTCTTCAGCGCGTTCTGGATGGCGTCCTTGAACTGCTTGGCCGTGGCCGGCAGGGTCTGCTTGATGTCGAGTTCCAGGTAGCTGCCCTCGTGGAAATTCACCTCGGACAGGATCCCGTTCAGCGGCAGGATCCTGCTGGTGATGGACCGGCGTTCCTCGTCAAGCAGGTGGAGCAGCGTGCTGAACGACTCGTGCGTGCGCTGGTTGAAGAACTGCCGGAACTCGGCCTCCTGTGCCGGCAATCCGTCATTGATGATCGCGTGGTAGCGGGCCTCGAACTCACCGACGGCGCCGATGGAAGTGCCATGGTCAGCCGAAATTGCGGTGCCCCAGTCGCGGACGAAGCCTTCGAAGATCCGGGTGAGCCGCTCCGACGTGGCCTGGGCCCGGGACTCTGCACCGTGCAGGTCGCCGAGCAGCTGGGCGCGCACCCGGCCGGCCAGGTTGTCCAGCTCATGCATCTCGGTGACGTCGCCGAATTCGGCGAAGTACGGCGCCAGCGCGGCGGAGGTGGAGTCCGACGGCGGCGCCTGGTTCAGGCGGAGGCGCGCGGCTTCCAGCAGCGAGTCGGAGGCGGTTAGCTGCTGGTCCAGCGCCTTGTATTCGCTCTGCAGCACCGCGGCAGCCTCGGTGCTGGACTGGTGCTTCTGGCGCGCCGCCTCGATGTTGGCGCGGAGCGGTTCAAGGTCCGCCTGGGCCGCAAGGGCGTCCTTGAGCCGCTGCTCGATCCTGGCAAGCTCGTCTGCCGCCACTGCGGCCGACACCTGCTCCCACGGGCGGTTGTCCTCGGCCACTTTGCGCAGCGCCTCGAGCTGCCGGGACAGGCCCTGGTGCGATTCCTCGCGGCTTTGCGCCAGCTGTGCCGCCTTGGCCAGTTCCTGGCGCAGGTCCTCCACCTGTCCGGCCACGAGCTCCAGCTTGGAGGCATTGTCGAACCCGAGGACGTAGTCCTGCCGGCTGGTGAACCGGTCGTCCTTCTCCACGGTGTGCCGGTTGCGTTTGACCACGCCGCCGAGGCTCAGGCCCTTGTCCAGGGCCGCCAGTTCGTCGGGGTTCTCCACGCACGGGTATGCGAAGTCGAGGGCGATCCGCTCACGGATCCACACACTAGCTTGTGCGGCGGACCCGCCCTTTGTCCCCGGGGTGAGGATATCCAGCTTAGTCAGCAGGTCGCCGTCGGCCACGTCCTCCACGGCCAGCGCCGCTCCGGCGAGCGGCTTGGACACGTCCACCGCGCGCAGGGCGCCTCGGACGGCGTGGTCGTTCAGGTAGCGGGTGACGGCGGCAAAGTGCTCGCCGGGAACAAGCAGCGTGGTGGCCAGGTTCCGCAGGGCACGTTCAGCGGCGGGGCGCCAATGATCCTGGCCCTCGGCAAGGTCTATCAGCTCGCCACCGAACGGCATCTGTTCCTCGGGAATGCCCGTGGCCGCGGCAATGGCGGCCCGGTTTTCAATGCTCGACGGCGGCAGCAGGGACTTGCGCGTTTTCAGCGACACAAGCTCCTGCTCGGCCGCGGCAAGCTCACGTTTCTTTGTCGCGTGGGCGTCGAAAGCCTCAAAGCGGAGCTCCTGCAGGGCCGCGGAGTCATCCTTCAGCTCGGCGGAGCGGGTGGCCGCCTGTGCGTGGGCCTGCTCCCAACCGTCTGCCGTCCATTCCAGATCCAGGCCGGCATCCGTCAGCGCCTGCCGGGCCGCCTCCTCCATCTGCTGGCGGAGCTTCAGCCCCACCCGGGCGTTCTCCAGGGACTGCTCGATCGAGGAGATGGCGTTGCCGCCCTGGTTGTTGTACTCCGCCTCCAGCTGCCGGAGCTCCTTGGCGAGTCCGTCCCGCACGCCGCGTTCCGCTGCGAGCTCCTTGGCCTTCGCCTGGGCGAGGGCCTTGAAGCGGGCGAGCGTTTTCTCGTGCACGGTAACAGCAAGTTGCTGACGGTAGGACTCGAACTCCTCGCCTGCGAGTTCACGCAGCCTGTTCGCGTCCAGCAGCGACTGCGCGTACTCCCTGTTCAGTCCCGGGACGGGGGCCAGCTGGTCGCGCTGCTGCCGGACGTCCTCCAGCCGCTGCCGGATGGACATGAGGTTGCTGAATTCCTCGACGACGTCGTCCGCAGCCGCCAGGGTGGCCGGCGCGTCCAGCACCTGGTCGCGGAAGAACGTGTTCACGCTGCCGCCCAGGCCCTTGCCGGCCTGGATGACCCGGAGCAGCGGAAGCGCCTGGTCCGAGTTAATGCCCAGGAGCCGGCGGAACCGCTCCGCGAAGGCCTTGTGCACGTCAAAGACCTGGGCGTCCGGGAAGATGCTTTCCAGCGCAGCCCTGGTGAAGCGCTTCTCCGCGATGTCCTCGATGGCGGCGAGGTCCAGCGGCCTGTTGTCGATCAGGTAGTACCGGCCAACGCTCGACTCTGTGCCGTTCTTGGGCAGGTCAAACAGCGCCGACACCGTCACCTTGGTGCCTGCCGCGTTGTCGAACGTCAGGGCGACGGCGGACCAGGTGGCACCGGGGCGCTGGAACGCACTGGCCGAGCCCTCGCCGACGGCCTTGTCCCCCACTTTGCCGCGCATATACGTGAACGTGGTCCGCTTGTCCTCCACGGCGCCCGACCGCTGGGCTGCTGCCTCGTTGGAGCGCGGCCGGGCGTCGAACACCCGCAGCATGGCGTCGAACAGCGTCGACTTGCCCACGCCGGAGTTGCCGGTGAGCAGGGTGCCGTTGCGGTCCACGTGCATCGTATGGGCGCCATGGAACGTACCCCAGTTGACCACCTGCACCAGGGCGAGGCGCATCTGGCCCGGGTTAACGACGTCGCCCAGCGGAAGCATGCTCGCAATACTCACTTGGCTGCCTCCTCAGCAGGTGCCGGCTTGGGGGACGTCGACGGCAATGCCGCCCCCGCCCCTTCGCCGGACGGCTCTGCTGCACGCAGCAGAGCGTCCGGCTCCGACAGCGGCCCCGGACTACCCAACACTCGCAAGCTCGCGTCGGGGCCCTCGTCCGGTTCCTTAGATGCCACTCCCTGGGCGGCATAGGCTGCTCCGTCTTTCCCTAGGTCACCTTGAGCGGCGGCATCAGAGTCGTTCGTATCGGCGTCGTCGTTATCGTCTGAGGGCTGGTCGGCGTCGAGTTCCAGCATTGCTTCGGTGCCTGTGGGGTCTGCCGTTGCGGCTATCAGGGCTTCGATCTGGGCGGGGATGTCACCTATGTTGTCGAAAGGGAGGGCCAGTGGCAGGGCGTTGGAGATGGTGTAGACGTCATCCAGGCCGGTGGCGAGCAGGAGCTGCCGGGCCAGGAGTTTGGTGATGGCCCGGTTCACTACGTCGGAGTCGCGCAGCGCGTCCTGCTGGCCTGCCGGCTGGTAGTGGGCCACGAGCTCGGCGATTTCTTCCCGCGTGATGGTGGGGTCCGTCTGCGCCGTGACGTGGCGGTCCAGCAGGAGCCGCAGGCGCAGCAGCACGATAGTCTCCACCCGGCTCAGCGCCCGCTGCTGGCGCAGGATGCTCGAGCGGGCGCTGCCGCCGATCGCTTCGGGGTCGACGGGGCGCAGCACAGCGATCTTTTTCTCGTGGTCCAGCTGCAGCGTGAGGAACAGCTCGGAGAGCCGGCTGCGCAGGACCAGTTGGTTGTCCAGCAGCGTTGTCCAGAGTTTCTCGTCCCGGCCGCCGTCAACGTACGGACCCTTGAGCAGCTTCACGAGAGCCTGGCGGACCTTCATCGGAAGCACGCCAGTATCGCCCGGAAAGAGTGCGGCGCCGTCCACAAACGTGTCGCGGGGGCTGACAGAGCCGTTGATTGAGCTTGTCGAAATCCCGGGGGTTTCGACAGGCTCAACCAGCGGGGTTTCGGTGGGCTCGGCCACCTGGGCCGCCGCGTCCGCCGTCGTAATCTCTTCAGTCATCGCTAATCCTTCTTGAGCGTTACCACCGGCAGGTACGCCTTGCGGGTGGTGCCGTCTATCTGTTCGAAGTCGAGGGCCTCCCACGCCAGCTGGTCAAAGCCGGCACCGGTGTGGAGTGCGTGCGAGAGGAGCGCCCGGATGGAGTTGATGTGCTGTTCCTCCGGCGCCAGCTGCTCCCACGCCTCGGCGAGGGTGGAGGCCCCGGCTGCCGCGGCGCGGATCGCCTCCGGCCTGGCCTTGGCGGTCCGGGGCGAGCGGACCCGGTCCGAGTCGCTGAACGCGATGGGGTCGGCGAGCCTGGGCGGGGCAGCAAACTCATCGGGGTCGAAAAGCTTGACCATGGCGAGGGATTCGAAACCTGCGTTGAACAGCACCGGACCCCGGACCAGGCCAGGCCGTTCGCGCTCGTAGGGCATGGACCGGATGGCCTGTTCGGCCTCCCGCAGCACCTTGCGGAGCCGCACCGACTGACGGAAATCGTCACTCTGGACGTAGGTGTTCAGGCTCTCGCTGAGCTTGCCGTAGATGCGCTGGATCTGGCTGTGCTGCTGCCGGAGCTCAGCCACCAAATTTTTCAGGGTCTCGCGGTCCTCCGGCGACAGGTCGTCCGCGAACTGCCGGCTGAGCACTTCGCCGATCGCGGAACGGAAGCGCAGCTGCTGCTGCGGGTCCTCGAGGAAGGCCGTGAAGGAACGGAAGGTCCTGCCTTCCGGGCTTTGGCGCAGCCGCTTGTCCGCCTCAAGTACCTGGGCCATCGTGGCGCCCTTGGTCAGGGATTCCTCGATGATCTGGTTGCGGAGCTCGCCCACGAGCTCCTCGATCCGGTCACGCATCTTCTTGTAGTCCGCGGGCAGGCTGGCCGCGAGGTCCAGGATGTTGCCGGCCGCTTCGACGGCCTGGTCGTCGTCGAGGAGGCCGTCGAAGTCACCGGAGCTGATGTCCTCGATCAGCTGCTGCCGCTCCCCGATCTCCTCCTCGAGCGCTTCGAGCCGGGCGCTCTGGTCCGGGTTGGTCTCGTTGGCGAGCTTCTCAACGTCGCCCAGCAGCGTGCCCAGGCGGGACCCGTTGAGCGTGGACCTTTCGCTGGAGAGGCTGTCCAGGAACGCCAGCACGCGGGCGGCCGGCTCGGTGACCTCGTACACGATCTGCCCCGACTGGTTCCGTCGCGTCAGGAACTGCTTGCGGGTCCACTCATCGCCGAAGGACTTCCCATTGGCATGGCCGCCCAGCCCCGGGTCATGGCGGCGCAACTGCTCAAGGAAGGAGTCGACGTCGGCATGGAATTCTTCCAGCGGAAGCTGCGGCCGGGTGCGGGTGAAGGATGCCTGCAGGACAGCGATCACCCACGGGGCGGAACGGGTGAGGGCCCATGCCGGCCCCTTGGTGAGGAGCTCAAGGTCCCTGAGCCTGGCGCTGATCGCGTCAGCGGAGGACGTAGCGGACCGGGGCACACACTCTCCTTCGGCAGCTTGGGGGATGGTCTGGGCAGCGGAAACCCGAAAACTGCCAACTACAAGGTTAACGCAGAGCCCCGGGCGGCCCGCGCCGCGGTTCCCCGACACCCCGGAGCCGGCTCCGCGTGCCCGCCACGCAACGTTACTGGTGTGACACATGAGGTTTTCGCAATCACTCCGTGACCTACGGCGCAGTATTGTCTCGATCCCGTATCAACGCGGCCACAGCATGGCCGAGGCGCTAGAGGAAGCTCCGCCCATGGCCCTAGTCTCGAGCTACTGGTCTGATCCATCCGCAGCAACGGCGCAGGGGGAAGCATGCAGTTCGACTTGAGTGCAGTGGAGACAGGCACCTTGGTGTTCATCGGAACGCTGATGGTTGCCTTGGCACTTGTCCTCTTCGTGGCGGTGGCGGCATTCGCCGCCCTCGTCCTGGTAGGCGTGGGGAGGCTGGCCTGGGCGGTCATTGCCGCGGCCCTGCTCAGGACCGTCCACGGGATCAACCACGCCTGGGACAGCCTGGTGCACCACGCCTCTGGAGTCGAGTTTCCCGCGGAATTTCAGGGGCAGCCATCCCCTAGCACCGGAACCTACCCGCGGGTAGCATTGAGGGACAGCTGAAGGGTTCTCCACCCGCGGCGGACCCAGGGCTTTGAGCCGGTCATCCGGTCAGAGGAGATGCCCCGTGAGCTCCGCCACCGACAGCCAGGCAACTGAACGCCAGGCCCCCGACAGCAGGGCTGGTCACAGCACAGCCACCGCGAGCACGGCTGCGGACGGCACTGGCGCCGTCCCGCCCGTGGACAGTCCCGCGTCCGAAACACCCGTTGCTCCGGAGAAGATCGGCGCGGGGGCGTCCGCAGAGGATGCCCGCGCCATCGCCGAGGCAGCACGCGAAACCGAGTGGGCCAGGCCCAGCTTCGCCAAGGGCCTGTACCTCGGCAGCTTCGACCTGGCCCTCATCCATCCCTGGCCCGCCGCCAAGCCCGATGACGTGGAACGCGGCGAGGCCTTCATGGCACGGCTGACGGAATTCTGCCGCACCATGTCCGGACGGATCATCGAGCGCGACGCGAAAATTCCCGACGAGTACCTCCGCGGCCTGGCAGAGCTGGGCGTGTTCGGCATGAAAATACCGCAAGAGTACGGCGGCCTTGGCCTGTCCCTGGTCTACTACGGCCGGGCGCTGGCGCTGCTGGGATCGGTGCACCCAAGCCTGGGCGCCCTGCTCTCGGCCCACCAGTCCATCGGCGTACCGGAACCGGTGAAGGTATTCGGCACCCCCGAACAGAAACGCGAGTACCTGCCACGCTGCGCGGAGGGGGCCGTCACCGCATTCCTGCTGACCGAGCCCGACGTCGGCAGCGACCCCGCGCGGATGGGCAGCACCGCTGTCCCCAGCGCGGACGGCGGGTCTTACGTTCTGGACGGTGTCAAACTCTGGACCACCAACGGGGTGATCGCCGAACTCGTGGTGGTGATGGCAGTGGTGCCGCAGCATACCGACGCGGACGGCGCGGTCCACAAGGGCGGCATTACCGCCTTTGTGGTGGACATGGACTCCCCGGGGATCACGGTGGAGAACCGGAACACCTTCATGGGCCTGCGTGGCATCGAGAACGGGGTGACCCGGTTCCACCAGGTCCGGGTGCCGGCCGCCAACAGGCTCGGCCGTGAAGGCCAGGGTCTGAAAATTGCGCTCACCACGCTGAACACCGGCAGACTCTCGCTGCCCGCGCTG
Protein-coding regions in this window:
- a CDS encoding MFS transporter, giving the protein MTAPPATAHSAPKATRSASAITTVLALSGTLVALMQTLVVPLLPDFPRILSVTPDDASWLVTATLLASAVATPIVSRSADMYGKRKMMVICLAIMVAGSVMAALGGTFLWLIIGRALQGFSASLIPVGISIMRDELPKEKMGSAVALMSATLGIGSAMGLPLAGLLYESLGWTSIFWVSAGAGVLLLLAVVLVVPESKVRTPGRFDYAGALVLSAALGSLLLAISKGGAWGWGSEPVLLLFLAAALLLAVWIPYELRVGQPMVDLRTTARRPVLMTNLASLLIGFAMFANMLLTTQQLQLPAATGYGFELNVITAGLCMVPSGLAMVVFAPVSGGIIRRFGGRSALLAGAAVMIVGYVGRVFFYDSITWVIIGSTVVSVGTAIAYAAMPTLIMGAVPITETASANGLNSLVRSIGTSTSSAAVAAVLTSVTIPLGAARLPSFDAFRDVFWMAALASAASVLATVFIPCTTTHRPAAPAAAELVVQGRVLAPDHRPLTPAVVTVLQMEGEPVDWSRVDTEGNYSVALPGAGKYLVVANAAGWAPMAEVFDFDGRTLKQNFLLQERLEIRGRAAIGREPVTGAVVTLLHATGEHVDTARTDDDGVYTLPLPAAGRYIVAMLHPVTHQAVARKLAVDNRSEIVDLAAERAPEVNSAEGIGGEPVRA
- a CDS encoding TetR/AcrR family transcriptional regulator, which gives rise to MSSPSQESILTAADRLFGERGYRAVTVRDIAAEAGVSAALVMKLFISKAKLFAAVQPDESLLTELSVPASELGGALVFRVLMRRERGMHEPWAIIPINVHDAPDPEAARNELRERYVGSIAQLIGDATPDRRYASTVTALMTGFGETVRTLGLFDSWDFDELVAYYGGIVQAPIDACTAAHA
- a CDS encoding ATP-binding protein; protein product: MSIASMLPLGDVVNPGQMRLALVQVVNWGTFHGAHTMHVDRNGTLLTGNSGVGKSTLFDAMLRVFDARPRSNEAAAQRSGAVEDKRTTFTYMRGKVGDKAVGEGSASAFQRPGATWSAVALTFDNAAGTKVTVSALFDLPKNGTESSVGRYYLIDNRPLDLAAIEDIAEKRFTRAALESIFPDAQVFDVHKAFAERFRRLLGINSDQALPLLRVIQAGKGLGGSVNTFFRDQVLDAPATLAAADDVVEEFSNLMSIRQRLEDVRQQRDQLAPVPGLNREYAQSLLDANRLRELAGEEFESYRQQLAVTVHEKTLARFKALAQAKAKELAAERGVRDGLAKELRQLEAEYNNQGGNAISSIEQSLENARVGLKLRQQMEEAARQALTDAGLDLEWTADGWEQAHAQAATRSAELKDDSAALQELRFEAFDAHATKKRELAAAEQELVSLKTRKSLLPPSSIENRAAIAAATGIPEEQMPFGGELIDLAEGQDHWRPAAERALRNLATTLLVPGEHFAAVTRYLNDHAVRGALRAVDVSKPLAGAALAVEDVADGDLLTKLDILTPGTKGGSAAQASVWIRERIALDFAYPCVENPDELAALDKGLSLGGVVKRNRHTVEKDDRFTSRQDYVLGFDNASKLELVAGQVEDLRQELAKAAQLAQSREESHQGLSRQLEALRKVAEDNRPWEQVSAAVAADELARIEQRLKDALAAQADLEPLRANIEAARQKHQSSTEAAAVLQSEYKALDQQLTASDSLLEAARLRLNQAPPSDSTSAALAPYFAEFGDVTEMHELDNLAGRVRAQLLGDLHGAESRAQATSERLTRIFEGFVRDWGTAISADHGTSIGAVGEFEARYHAIINDGLPAQEAEFRQFFNQRTHESFSTLLHLLDEERRSITSRILPLNGILSEVNFHEGSYLELDIKQTLPATAKQFKDAIQNALKTRHIRPAKAEAAKADAGHTGQNDDAELTARYKSLETLVKRLGSQTPEDRRWRAEVLDVRGHLFIQCKEHREVDAPGKKGGKRTDVFMHADTGSMSGGERQRFTAFIMAAALSYQLGIAEQGFTTYGTVMMDEAFVLASEEFAGAGIKALHEFGFQLLLAAPENVIDLSRHLGSVTEILRDRRTNRSGVLTAPVITPKPGTEGRWRSEANPVDIVLR
- a CDS encoding iron-siderophore ABC transporter substrate-binding protein, which translates into the protein MTSPLFRGRSAAAGTTRRSLLKTAGKATAVLAAAALSLTACSTGPASSSASEASATSSAGAQFPVTIKHVFGQTTIKEQPKRVVTVSWVNDDVAIALGVVPVGVPKNEWGGNDKGSTPWKDAALEKLGAGFGSDKAPVQFSEADGINFTEIAKLNPDVILGAYSGLTEEDYKKLTEIAPVVAHPELAYGTSWQDSTSIIGKALGKEAEATKLIADTEATVKDKVSAYPQLAGKSFIYGNLEPAKSDGVNVYTANDNRPRFLSEIGMKLAPVVEENSKDSKEFFIPWSAEKANELDSDIFVTWVPDAKTTESIKADPLLGQIPAIKNGAMVADSDNTLTLSISASSPLSLPWSLDKFLPQLAKAADKATAAV
- a CDS encoding DUF3375 family protein; this encodes MPRSATSSADAISARLRDLELLTKGPAWALTRSAPWVIAVLQASFTRTRPQLPLEEFHADVDSFLEQLRRHDPGLGGHANGKSFGDEWTRKQFLTRRNQSGQIVYEVTEPAARVLAFLDSLSSERSTLNGSRLGTLLGDVEKLANETNPDQSARLEALEEEIGERQQLIEDISSGDFDGLLDDDQAVEAAGNILDLAASLPADYKKMRDRIEELVGELRNQIIEESLTKGATMAQVLEADKRLRQSPEGRTFRSFTAFLEDPQQQLRFRSAIGEVLSRQFADDLSPEDRETLKNLVAELRQQHSQIQRIYGKLSESLNTYVQSDDFRQSVRLRKVLREAEQAIRSMPYERERPGLVRGPVLFNAGFESLAMVKLFDPDEFAAPPRLADPIAFSDSDRVRSPRTAKARPEAIRAAAAGASTLAEAWEQLAPEEQHINSIRALLSHALHTGAGFDQLAWEALDFEQIDGTTRKAYLPVVTLKKD